A single genomic interval of Mesotoga infera harbors:
- a CDS encoding S1 RNA-binding domain-containing protein has product MEEKMNRQDENLSMEEIFEQMDVSSVRKGSRKDAEVFSVQPDGLMVIMDGKLDGFVPSDQLVNDIEEYNVGDKIEVMVIKTNEEEGRSTVSEKRVHARQAVSKVEKAYREGKAIDGKIVSETNAGYNVRLVKSVPAFLPGSESGIRKGDPAPEGTLKFKVIRFKRQRNGINVVVSLRAFQEEAIKAYFQTIEVGQELEGTVESIKNFGAFVKLNDNVTALIPASEMSWDASVRIGDLLKPGETVKTKVIGIDEKEKKISLSLKQMSEDPWSTLSERYEVDSTVVGTVKNITPFGFFVSLEPGVEGLVHISEVFWGNIKKDLKSVVEVGDEVKVNIKEINEEKRTLSLSYREAMGDPWESIGDKYKEGDILKARTAKVLPTGVILELEEYVSGFVPVSEVSWNFVDRIEDVVKEGDEIDIKILSIDRVNRRMRLSIKQATSDPWEKVSEELSVGDHVTGTVTRLTKSGAIIMIDSYGVEAFLPVSQVSLERTENIEDLVEVGRHDQFKVIRLVYDPDNDTRNMVVSIRQLIKDKEAAETEKVLKDLNGNGSGTVNSNSLGEMIKNQLEEEGESL; this is encoded by the coding sequence ATGGAAGAGAAAATGAATCGGCAAGATGAAAACCTGAGCATGGAGGAGATATTTGAACAGATGGATGTTTCCTCAGTTAGGAAAGGCAGTAGAAAGGATGCAGAGGTTTTCTCCGTCCAGCCAGACGGCTTGATGGTGATAATGGACGGAAAACTCGATGGGTTCGTTCCCTCGGATCAGCTGGTAAATGATATTGAAGAGTACAACGTTGGAGATAAGATAGAAGTCATGGTCATAAAGACCAACGAAGAAGAAGGTAGAAGTACGGTCTCCGAGAAGAGAGTTCACGCAAGACAGGCAGTCAGCAAGGTGGAAAAGGCTTACAGAGAAGGCAAGGCGATAGACGGAAAGATTGTCTCAGAGACAAATGCAGGATACAATGTAAGACTTGTCAAGAGTGTCCCGGCCTTTCTTCCAGGCTCCGAATCCGGAATCCGAAAGGGCGACCCGGCACCTGAAGGAACTTTGAAGTTCAAAGTAATCAGATTCAAGAGACAGAGAAACGGTATCAATGTTGTTGTTTCTCTTCGCGCATTCCAGGAAGAGGCAATAAAGGCCTATTTCCAGACAATTGAAGTCGGTCAGGAACTTGAAGGAACTGTCGAGTCGATAAAGAACTTCGGAGCTTTCGTCAAACTGAACGACAACGTGACCGCGCTGATTCCTGCCTCGGAAATGAGCTGGGATGCCAGTGTGAGAATAGGTGATCTGCTCAAGCCCGGAGAGACAGTCAAGACAAAGGTAATAGGCATAGATGAAAAAGAAAAGAAGATCTCCCTGTCTCTTAAACAGATGAGCGAGGATCCATGGTCGACACTAAGCGAGAGGTACGAGGTCGATTCGACTGTCGTCGGCACTGTGAAGAATATTACGCCGTTCGGCTTCTTCGTCTCACTAGAGCCCGGAGTGGAGGGTCTTGTCCATATCTCGGAGGTTTTCTGGGGAAATATAAAGAAGGATCTGAAGAGCGTTGTGGAAGTTGGAGACGAAGTGAAGGTAAACATTAAGGAGATAAACGAGGAGAAGAGAACGCTTTCTCTCTCTTACAGAGAAGCGATGGGCGATCCCTGGGAAAGCATTGGAGACAAATACAAGGAAGGTGACATCCTGAAGGCCAGGACTGCGAAGGTCCTTCCCACCGGCGTCATTCTCGAACTGGAAGAGTATGTCTCTGGTTTTGTGCCCGTCTCGGAAGTCTCATGGAACTTCGTGGACAGGATAGAAGATGTAGTGAAAGAAGGCGACGAGATAGATATCAAGATACTCTCCATAGACAGGGTCAACAGAAGAATGAGACTTAGTATCAAACAGGCTACTTCCGATCCCTGGGAAAAGGTTTCCGAAGAACTTTCCGTTGGTGATCACGTTACCGGCACCGTCACCAGACTGACGAAGTCAGGTGCGATAATAATGATCGATTCCTACGGAGTCGAAGCATTCTTGCCAGTTTCTCAGGTCTCTCTGGAGAGAACCGAAAACATCGAAGACTTGGTTGAAGTCGGCAGACACGATCAATTCAAAGTAATAAGACTGGTTTACGATCCAGACAACGATACGAGAAACATGGTTGTTTCCATAAGGCAGCTAATTAAAGACAAAGAAGCGGCCGAAACCGAAAAGGTACTTAAGGATCTAAATGGCAATGGAAGCGGGACAGTAAACTCCAACAGCCTCGGAGAGATGATCAAGAATCAACTTGAGGAAGAAGGAGAAAGCCTCTAG